The Marinitoga litoralis genomic sequence TTGACACAGAATTGCCAGAAGCATTTAAATACGCAATTATACCTAATAAAATACTTACTGTTAGTCCAGAAGATATAGATAAAAATATGGAAAAATGGTTAGAAGAATGGGAAGAAATAATGTTATATTAAAAATGTTATATTAAAAAAATAAAATCAACCTCCTTAGTAGTCAGTGTAAGCGCTGAACTGCTAAGGGGGTAATTTTTTTAGAAAATGGAGTATAATTAATATATATTAATATTGTGTTTTAAATTGGGGTGGTATTATGATCTTAAAATTATTGACATTATTTATTTTCTTTTTAACGTACTATTTAATTATATTTGGAAAAGGTAATAAAGCAGTAATAGCTTTTAGCATGGGGCTATTAGTATCATTATTAAAAGTATCGGAAGACTTAAGAGTAGCTAATGTTAGTGAATATATAGATTTTAATACATTAGGGATATTATTTGGAATGATGGTAATAGTAGGTATATTAAAAACAACAGGTCTTTTCCAGGGAATTGCTATATATATAGTAAAAAAGTCTCAAGGAAATGTTGTTTTAATTTTTATTTTCACTATGTTAGCGGTAGCTATATTATCAAGTGTATTGGATAATGTAACCACATTAATTTTATTTTCTCCTGTAATTATATATATATGTCAGGAAATTGAAATAAAGCCAGAAACATTTTTATTTCCTATGATTTTTGCAGCTAATATAGGGGGTACTGCAACTATGATAGGTGATCCACCAAATATTTTGATTGGTAGTGCTTCTGGAGTGAGTTTTTTGGAGTTTCTAATAGTTATGTCAATTCCCTCGATTATTGCACTTATTATAACTATTTATTATTTTTTATATAAGCATAGGGAATTAAAAAATGTAAAAAAAGAAAAATTAGAACAACTATTACAAGCTGACCCGTCAAAAGCTATTGTTGATTTTGGATTATTAAGAAAAGGATTAATTATTTTTAGTTTAGTTATAATTGGATTTTTTATACATGAATATCTTGATTATGAAGCAGCATTAATAGCTTTAACTGGTGGAGCAGTAATGCTT encodes the following:
- a CDS encoding SLC13 family permease — translated: MILKLLTLFIFFLTYYLIIFGKGNKAVIAFSMGLLVSLLKVSEDLRVANVSEYIDFNTLGILFGMMVIVGILKTTGLFQGIAIYIVKKSQGNVVLIFIFTMLAVAILSSVLDNVTTLILFSPVIIYICQEIEIKPETFLFPMIFAANIGGTATMIGDPPNILIGSASGVSFLEFLIVMSIPSIIALIITIYYFLYKHRELKNVKKEKLEQLLQADPSKAIVDFGLLRKGLIIFSLVIIGFFIHEYLDYEAALIALTGGAVMLMISKKDFDEISHDIEWDTLFFFVGLFALVKALEDVHVIEDVTNLIYNFTSHPYALLLIILWVSGILAAFMGAVPVATIFIPIVERLLGSFPNSELLWWALALGASFGGNGTISGAASNMVIVGMIESNFNRKVDFITFMKKGLMITVIGLILSSLYLYILMKV